A window of Cherax quadricarinatus isolate ZL_2023a unplaced genomic scaffold, ASM3850222v1 Contig452, whole genome shotgun sequence genomic DNA:
TGCTGTTGCAACTTCAGAAGGGTCTGCTATGCTGACACCAGCAACCCTAAGGATGAGAGCTGCATCTGGAGAGAACCTGACACTCAATTTCTGTACTTTCTTCCAAACTGTACTCATAGAGGAAGTGGGAGTGATGGTAGAAACATAATCCTGCCAATGTCTTTTGTTTCATGGATTATGGGTCGGGCAACTGCCCTCTCGTTTAAAATCAAGAAgttgctctgtggttctattgtaatGCTAACTGCTGTATGCGGTACACTTCAAATGCACGACATGTGCACAAGTAGACCACCATTTCTGAGAGGATCTACTTATTGTTTAGGAATTGTACTTAAAGCTGTGGTTAAATCTGAGGTAAATAACAGCTCACCAGAGGACAACAAAGAAAAAGGCGCTGGGTTTCCTAATGGTACAGTTTCCTCTGACCCCCACTATATgcagcactagcatcaccaccaccaccagttattTCTAGTAATGTATCAACACCATTTTGCAAAGCATCATCTGCATTTTTGACACCACAAGTTGAAGCTCTATTTTGTATTCCTAGAGTTTGTATGTCTAGGTCTGTACCAGTTTTGTCAGAAATAGCAGGATCACTATCTCCAGCTGGCATACTGCCTCTTATTTTGAGATCTTTACAGGCACTGTCTTTGTGGAAACTTACTTGGTCCCCAAAAATATTCCACTGATGGGTTCACACCGTATGAGCTGTAGAAGCTCCTAACATTTCACAGATAGGTCCTCTGAGTTTTGCAAGCCCCCACaaccacccaaaacacacacactcttgttGGGAAAGGTTGCGAGACTGTACATATTAACTGATAAAtatacccttcaaggaaggtgtggGTAGGTTTATAcagttcttctttctttctttcaatgtaccagccgtatcccaccgaggcggggtggcccaaaagaaaaaactaaagtttctccttttaaatttagtaatatatacaggagaaggggttactagccccttgctcccggcattttagtcgcctcttacaacacgcatggcttacagaggaagaattctgttccacttccccatggagataagaggaaataaacaagaacaagaattagaaagaaaatagaagagaacccagaggggtgtgtatatatatgcttatacatgtatgtgtagtgtgacctaagtgtaagtagaagtagcaagacttacctgtaatcttgcatatttatgagacagacaaaagacaccagcaatcctaccatcatgtaaaacaattacaggctttcgttttacactcacttggcaggacggtagtacctccctgggcggtagctgtctaccaacctactacctacagttTATACAGTTAgtaactaatattaggattattgaggcaactttAGATATTAATAATGTAATCCTAGGGCCTTAACATTGGTAGGCTTAGGCTTTTAATAAAGGTGAATATTAGGTTATGTTAGCCAAGGAGAACTGGCAACCCCATGCTTGAATTAGGCGGGAGAGAGATGCCAGCTCTCCCTTCTTGGACTGGACACCGTGGAGACAACAGTACCCAGAGCTACAGCTTGGTGCCCCACGTGTCTCCAAAATACTTGGCCTGAGGAATAAAGAATCATAGAGGCTTCCCAATGTACTGTGGGTATTCGTCTCTATCCAGGTCCCCACAGTAAGACAATACCTTTCATTTCTCTTAGTATAAGTATAGCTGGCCGGCGATATTCTGAGGAAGGTGCGTCATTTGAGCTGTGGGTTATAAGCGGGCAAATGCCCACTGAAAGGTAATAATTGTGGGCATCTCCCCTTAAGCATTAGTCTGGAAGCTAGCATCACTTACTGCATAAATATGGCTTTGGGAATATCCTTTGAAATCAGAGAGCTGAGGTGCAGGTAGGACACTAATACCTTCTGAATACTTGCAGAAATTAAGCCCTTCACTGCACGTGTTGTCATGAAGGTGAGAGACCAGAGGGGTCTAAGTCTTGAGGAGACTGGAAGAACCTGGTGACATTATTCTCCACCAAGTAAGATAGTCCTTTTATTTGTGCATGTAGTTGGGAATTTTTCTTGCGAGTTCAGTTATATATGGAAAAGTGTCCCATAAATTACTTGAGACTGAGAACTATTCTCGGGGTCTGTGTCAACAGCACCTGCTAGGGTAAGCatctcacttggaggcagtccagacaaatttctaGTCTTTGAAGGAAGCACCAGGGCTGACAGCACCAACTTGAACATTATCTTGCATCACTGAGTTCCCCCTGCTGTCCTGCTTTCTGATCCCCACGTTTCATTGTGACATGCTGTACTTTCTAGATcctctcttaaccctttgactgtcgcggccgtatatatacgtcttacgaggtaccatgtttgacgtatatatactcataaattctagcggcttcaaatcaaggagaaagctggtaggcccacatgtgagagaatgggtctgtgtggtcagtgtgcaccatataaaaaaaattctggagcacgcagtgcataatgagaaaaaaaaaactccgaccgttttttttaattaaaatgccgagtttatggtctattttcgtatagtatttatggttgtattctcgttttcttggtctcatttgatagaatggaaaacatattatagaaatagaggtgattttgattgattttactataaaaagaacctggaaatggagctcaaagtagggaaaatgtttgatttttgccaatgttcaaaagtaaacaaatgatgtcattgtccaataaatgtccaactagccattctaatatgcagtcatgaatgggttgacattatttgtacaattattacaatattgcagtagtctgcataacagtaagtcttctattttttgtttgaataaaagttcaaaatagaaagcaagagtaatatcagaggggcctggagacatgactgatgaacaaagaaaatgttattttagagccaggaatgtctgcattgttcattctggaccttattttgaaattgtcatattttttaattttcgtgaaattggccaaattgcaaatttctgaccacattattgggtagttgaaatcggtaaatgggcagtttcttgtactcaatcgatagaaaaaatggagttctagagaaatagctatgagtttggtcgactggaacaacggaattaaccgaaaataggactcaaagtgggggAAATCGcctatttgtaaatatcgccgaggtcgctaacttcgcgaaagcataattccgtcagttttccatcaaatttcgtttttttggtgtcattacaatcgagaaaagattctctatcatttcataagaaaaaataattttttttttaaattttgcgacaccaggagacacctcaggattgggggttgcgacagtcaaggggttaattctTCACTTTCCAGTCATATAAAACTCAATTCctcaaaggattttttttttttgttagtgttTCTATAGTTTATGATGTAATATGCTCCCACTATCTTGTGTCTTCCAAGGAGACCCCAAAACACTTCGCTACTTTAATATCAGTGTTGGTACAGGTAACAATATTGATGCATGAAACTTGACACCACTTCTGGCAAAGGTTCCTCTTCAGTATGACTTCTCATGTGACTTACTTAAGCTCCTTTTAAAAGAAGTCTTTCGGATATTCTGAACACTGATAcggcttctctccagtatgagtacTCATGTGACGAACTAATCCCGATTTAGCAGAAAAGTCTTTGAGACATtttgaacactgatatggcttctctccagtatgagttctcatgtgactGACTAAATTTGATTTTGTAGAAAAATCTTTGAGACATTCTGAgcactgatatggcttctctccagtatgagttctcatgtgatTCATTAAATCAGAGTTTCGAGAAAAGTCTCTAAGACATTCTGAgcactgatatggcttctctccagtatgagttctcgTGTGACTAACTAAATTTGATTTTACAGAAAAGTCTTtgagacattctgaacactggtatggcttctctccagtatgagttctcatgtgatTCATTAAATCAGACTTTCGAGAAAAGTCTCTCAGACATTCTAAACACTGATAttgcttctctccagtatgagttctcatgtgactAACTAAACTTAATTTTGTCGAAAAGTCTTtgagacattctgaacactgatatggcctctctccagtatgagttctcatgtgatTCATTAAATCAGACTTCCGAGAAAAGTCTTTGAGACATTCTGAACAGTGATAttgcttctctccagtatgagttctcatgtgactAAATAAATTTGATTTTGTTGAAAagtctttcagacattctgaacattgatatggtttctctccagtatgagttctcatgtgatTCGTTAAATCAGACTTTCGAGAAAAGTCTTtgagacattctgaacactgatatggcttctctccagtatgagttctcatgtgactAAATAAATTTGATTTTGTCGAAAAGTCTTTCAGACATtttgaacactgatatggcttctctccagtatgagttctcatgtgatTGACTAAATTAGACTTATAAAAAAagtctttcagacattctgaacattgatatggcttCTCTTCAGTATGAGTTTTTATGTGTCTTATTAATCTTGATTTTACAGGAAAGTGTTTCAGACATTCTGAGCACTTAaatggcttctctccagtatgagttctcatgtgactGGCTAAACATGACCTTCTAGAAAAGTCTTTTAGACATTCTaaacactgatatggcttctctccagtatgagttttcatgtgtcttattaatcttGATTTTGTGGAAAAGTCTTtgagacattctgaacactgaaatggcttctctccagtatgaattctcatgtgACTGACTAAACATGAGTTTCGAGAGAagtctttcagacattctgaacactgatatggtttctctccagtatgagttctcatgtgactAACTAAATTTGATTCTGTAGAAAAatctttcagacattctgaacactgatatggcttctctccagtatgaattctcatgtgACTAACTAAATTAGACTCATAAAAAAAGTCTTTTAGACATTCTGAACAatgatatggcttctctccagtatgagtttTCATGTGTCTTATTAACCTTGATTTTACAGAGAagtctttcagacattctgaacactgatatggcttctctccagtgTGAGTTCTCATGTGCTGTAGCAAGTAACAATTTTTAGAAAAATCTTTCAGACACACTGAACATTGAGGTGTTTTTTTGTCTGTAATAAATTCGGTCAGATATTCACACTGAGGTTGTTGTGAAGATTGTTTGAGTGAGTGTGATTGTTGATCTAATTGGCCTCGTACATGAACAACTGTACATTGTGTTGCCTCAACACATTGTTTTCCAAGTATTTTGGACATAGTGAACAATAAATTCTCAAATGTATTAACCTGTTTAACCAGAGGAGATTTTGAGATATCTTATTTCACATAAAAATATTTCTGTAAAATACTGTTATTATAAAtataagaagcactaaacctgtaagggtaatAGTGTGTCCGAGGAATGTGATGAAACTAGCTGATATTTATGACGCATTAACCACATGACACTGTTGCTGACACTGTAACTGTTGTATTAACACTGTAGTTAGTATTATCTTTATTATCAACACTaattgtcactgtatcaacacccTCGTGTTGTTACTATTAACACTATTGTTGTCACTATTATTTACActgtagttaatgttactgtATTACCACGGTAGTTATTATTGACACTGTAGATGGTGTTGTCATTGCATTAATACTGTAGTTACTGTTGTCACATTATACATTATAGTATTTGTAGAACTTACAGGAGATTTCTaacactgatgttggaactacaAGTATCACCTTGTACCAGGATAACCTGCAGTACAAGTGCCACTttgtaccaggatgacctgcagtactgACACAACAAGTGCCACCTTGTACCAGGATGATCTGGAGTATTGATATAAGTGCCACTTTGTACAAGGATGACCTGCAGTGTtgacactacaagtgccaccttcttgtaccaggatgacctgTAGTATTGACACAAGTGCCAGCCTCCATTATCAGAATGACCTGCAAAATGAAACtgaaatttatattttattaatcattagattattattattttaaacacaccagccatctcccctATGGCAGGGTCAGTTGAtaaaaaaagaaacactgtctccatcactcactccatcactgtcttgccagaggactGATATTACAGTTTAGATGCCaatccaaactgcaaatatcctcacttatccttcagagtacaggcactgttctTCAGATCACCAACCCTCCTTAAGAATGCAGGCCCTGTACTTCGAACCTCCACtgatcattcagagtgcaggtaatgtacttcccaccaccactccttcagagtgcaaatactgtacttctcaccaccattcctccttcagagcgcaaaTACTGTATTTCTCACCACCACTTCTTCAgaatgtaggcactgtactttgatggaaaacttacagaattacactcttgcaaagttagcgttcttggcgatatttacatgtcggcgattttgcccactttgagctccatttctggCCAATTCCAATggtccagtcaaccaaactcatagctattttctaagtacagtggacccccagtttacgatattttttcattccagaagtatgttcaggtgccagtactgaacaaatttgttctcataaggaatattgtgaattagattagacCATTTCAgagccccaaacatacacgtacaaacgcactaacataaatacacttacataattggtcgcattgggaggtgatcgtaaagtgggggtccactgtactccttTCATTCCAGCATTTGAGTACAAGAGTcgtccatttacctatttcaactacctaataaagtgatcagaaattagtaatttggccaatttcaaacaaaattcaagaaaggcaatttcaaaatagggtccaaaataaacaatgcagacattcctagcactaaccctttcagggtccagaggccaaatctcaaaGTGTgagccagggtccaagaatttaaaaaaaaaaaaaaaaaaaaaaaaaaatcttacagaattaaagataatttttttgtaggtaataagagaaaaaaaaattccaatcagtacttaccgagatatagaggcatgaggTTGACCCTCAATGactgggtggcggcaacatccgTGACTTGCGTAAAgttgtattattttattttacgttttgGTTGCTGTTTTTCttttcctttctaaattttttccGCAACTTTTCtggcctatgagaccaatataatgtataacTGTACACtcgtatgcaacacaataactgcgCTAATTTAACATTATTTtccttacaaaacttgtttacaaggttattgtaaacaaaataatgataaaaatattagtgcagttattctgttgaatacaacggtaccatatagtaccatatggtacaatggtaccatatggtacaatttaccatatggtacagatacagggatcccagtggaaataagtcaccctgacttttttgggttatcccaggataTTTACACATTTACTGTTGCATTGGGCTGGTGCAGTGTGCTGCATGCTCGtggcaccatatggtacattgtaccatatggtaccattgtaccatatggtactatatgataccgttgtattcaacacaataaccactaatattttcatcattatctcatttacaataattgtttacaacaaaaaatatacaaaaatgttatatactgtattaGTAATATTCTGTTACATATTTACATAGGTACAGCCACTGGACATGTTGCTAGAACTGCCACAGTCTGTGAAAGTCTCTGAAAGAAGGTGTCATGTACAGTTGTGTTTTGCTTATCTGTGaaccagtatgattttatattatgcttatagacatgaggcagaagcattattgttgcaaaaaaacaaaacaaaagaaCATATACATTTCAGCCACGGTTGTCTTCCACTGGTGGATGACGAAGCGCTGAGTCAGTGGCTTGGGTCCCAGACTCACTCCCAGTCTGGGATGGTGCCTCGTGGCACCACCGCCACCTACTGACCATGTGATACAGGGTGTCATGTGGTGtagggtaccatatgatacagagtaccatatggtgcagggtaccatacagtacagggcaccatatggtacagatacaggcaTCGCtacggaaataagtcaccctgacttctttttgggttatcctaggatctttacacatatgctgctatgtacgataatatatgtaatattatttgtgtatacctgaataaacttactcgagcgcatgtggcatcgtaagtttattcaggtatacacgaatacacttacatagattatcatagcagcatatgtgtggagaacctaggataacccaaaaatatcagacagacttatttccattatggtaccattgcaccatatggtatcattgcacCATTGTACAAAaaagtaccattgtaccatatggcactaTTGTacaatatggtaccattgtaccatatgataccattgtaccacttccatcagtgttagAACTATAACttgggaagaggagagtcagaattcgccaggGAGTGAGAggttccttgccgccaggcatggtgaacaaagcgtACTTAGGCAGCATTCCCATAATAATATGTGGATGCCCAGATTTTTTgcttactgtgcacactgaccacacagacccagtctcttagatgtaggcctaccagccttctcacgCTAAATTTgaggccactagaattttggtgtaattctacggtttggaccctggcttcatAGCCATAGAACTACagcacggaccctcaaagggttaatatatgatagtgaaaatgtgttatcaggcttttgtatgcatttgaaagtaaaaaaaagtTTAAGATTCACTTTACAGataatttttgctttacagcagcagcctggaacctaacctgctgtataagcagggccctacagtagcctggaacctaacctgctgtataagcagggccctacagtagcctggaacctaacctgctgtataagcagggctctacagtagcctggaacctaacctgctgtataagcagggccctacagtagcctggaacctaacctgctgtataagcagggccctacagtagcctggaacctaacctgctgtataagcagggccctacagtagcctggaacctaacctgctgtataagcagggctctacagtagcctggaacctaacctgctgtataagcagggccctacagtagcctggaacctaacctgctgtataagcagggccctacagtagcctggaacctaacctgctgtataagcagggctctacagtagcctggaacctaacctgctgtataagcagggccctacagtagcctggaacctaacctgctgtataagcagggccctacagtagcctggaacctaacctgctgtataagcagggctctacagtagcctggaacctaacctgctgtataagcagggccctacagtagcctggaacctaacctgctgtataagcagggctctacagtagcctggaacctaacctgctgtataagcagggccctacagtagcctggaacctaacctgctgtataagcagggccctacagtagcatggaacctaacctgctgtataagcagggctctacagtagcatggaacctaacctgctgtaaaagcagggctctacagtagcctggaacctaacctgctgtataagcagggccctacagtagcctggaacctaacctgctgtataagcagggccctacagtagcctggaacctaacctgctgtataagcagggccctacagtagcctggaacctaacctgctgtataagcagggctctacagtagcctggaacctaacctgctgtataagcagggctctacagtagcctggaacctaacctgctgtataagcagggccctacagtagcctggaacctaacctgctgtataagcagggctctacagtagcctggaacctaacctgctgtataagcagggccctacagtagcctggaacctaacctgctgtataagcagggccctacagtagcctggaacctaacctgctgtataagcagggctctacagtagcctggaacctaacctgctgtataagcagggccctacagtagcctggaacctaacctgctgtataagcagggctctacagtagcctggaacctaacctgctgtataagcagggccctacagtagcctggaacctaacctgctgtataagcagggccctacagtagcctggaacctaacctgctgtataagcagggccctacagtagcctgaaacctaacttgctgtataagcagggccctacagtagtctggaacctaacctgctgtataagcagggccctacagtagcctgggtcctacagtagcctggaacctaacctgctgtataagcagggccctacagtagcctggaacctaacctgctgtataagcagggccctacagtagcatggaacctaacctgctgtataagcagggccctacagtagcctgaaacctaacctgctgtataagtagggccctacagtagcctgaaacctaacctgctgtataagcagggctctacagtagcatggaacctaacctgctgtataagcagggccctacagtagcccagaacctaacttgctgtataagcgggaccctacagtagcctgaaacctaacctgctgtataagtagggccctacagtagcctgaaacctaacctgctgtataagtatggccctacagtagcctgaaacctaacctgctgtataagcagggccctacagtagcccagaacctaacttgctgtataagtgggaccctacagcaGTCTGGAATTtaactgctgtataagcagggccttaaAGTAGCCCAGAagctaacctgctttataagtgggGACCTACAATAACtcagaacataacctgctgtataagtggggccctacagtagcccaaaacctaatctgctgtataagcagtTCCTGCCTGTATTACCATGGCTGtaaaattatacacaaataacccgcacatagaagagaggaacttacgacgatgcttcggtccgacttggaccatttacaaagtcacactgacgaaaagtggagcaggatggctatatacagtggacccccgcttaacgatcacctccaaatgcgaccaattatgtaagtgtatttatgtaagtgcgtttgtatgtgtatgtttgggggtctgaaatggactaatctacttcacaatattccttatgggaacaaattcggtcagtactggcacctgaacatacttctggaatgaaaaaagttcgttaaccgggggtccactgtataggcaggaagaggtagtggtggtggtagtaatagtagtggtggtagtagtagtagtagtagtagtagtagtagtagtagtagtagtagtagtagtagtagtagtagtagtagtagtagtagtagtagtggtggtagtggt
This region includes:
- the LOC128705420 gene encoding zinc finger protein 271-like, producing MSKILEKQYVDSTQCTVVHVRDQLDQQSHSLKQSSQQPQCEYLTKFITDKKTLQCSVCLKDFSEKYCLLQHMRTHTGEKPYQCSECLKDFSRKFHLVVHMRTHTGEKPYQCSECQKDFSRKCDLVRHMRTHTGKKSYQCSECLKNFSNKFNFVRHMRTHTGEKPYKCSECLKDFSGKSDLVKHMRTHTGEKPYQCSECLKDFSRKSHLVSHLRIHTGEKPSQCSECLKDFSGKSELVKHMRTHTREKPYQCSECLEDFSGKSDLVKHMRIHTAQKLYHCSKCLEDFSGKFDLVKHMRTHTAQKAYHCSECLKVFTEKFNLVIHMRTHTGEKPYQCSKCLKDFSQKADLVSHLRTHTGEKPYRCSECMKNFCVKSVLIRHMRTHTGEKPYQCLECLKDFSRKSGLVIHMRTHTGEKPYQCSECLKDISTKSHLVRHMRTHTGCHSDNGGWHLCQYYRSSWYKKVALVVSTLQVILVQSGTYINTPDHPDISKSPLVKQVNTFENLLFTMSKILGKQCVEATQCTVVHVRGQLDQQSHSLKQSSQQPQCEYLTEFITDKKTPQCSVCLKDFSKNCYLLQHMRTHTGEKPYQCSECLKDFSVKSRLIRHMKTHTGEKPYHCSECLKDFFYESNLVSHMRIHTGEKPYQCSECLKDFSTESNLVSHMRTHTGEKPYQCSECLKDFSRNSCLVSHMRIHTGEKPFQCSECLKDFSTKSRLIRHMKTHTGEKPYQCLECLKDFSRRSCLASHMRTHTGEKPFKCSECLKHFPVKSRLIRHIKTHTEEKPYQCSECLKDFFYKSNLVNHMRTHTGEKPYQCSKCLKDFSTKSNLFSHMRTHTGEKPYQCSECLKDFSRKSDLTNHMRTHTGEKPYQCSECLKDFSTKSNLFSHMRTHTGEKQYHCSECLKDFSRKSDLMNHMRTHTGERPYQCSECLKDFSTKLSLVSHMRTHTGEKQYQCLECLRDFSRKSDLMNHMRTHTGEKPYQCSECLKDFSVKSNLVSHTRTHTGEKPYQCSECLRDFSRNSDLMNHMRTHTGEKPYQCSECLKDFSTKSNLVSHMRTHTGEKPYQCSKCLKDFSAKSGLVRHMSTHTGEKPYQCSEYPKDFF